The following proteins are co-located in the Bradyrhizobium sp. AZCC 2176 genome:
- a CDS encoding enoyl-CoA hydratase/isomerase family protein has product MTLVRYESTGHVATITMDRASSHNALNNALCDELRQAWQRFHDSDDRVAVLASSEDAYFSVGADVKDLPVNMWHAVPGLGVELDKPVIAATSGWVVGGAFVLVQMADMCVASETTRFIYPEGKIGTTAGGISSVMARMPHKIAMEFLLVGEEMSAERAYQIGFVNKVAPKGQHVALAQQMAAKIAANAPLVVRALKKLARDAMPKGPLEGVAEVRRLLDVIRDSEDLKEGVKAFAEKRKPDFKGR; this is encoded by the coding sequence ATGACGCTTGTTCGCTACGAGAGCACGGGTCACGTCGCCACCATCACGATGGACCGCGCATCCTCGCACAACGCGCTCAACAACGCGCTGTGTGACGAACTTAGGCAGGCCTGGCAGCGTTTCCACGACAGCGACGATCGCGTGGCGGTGCTCGCATCGTCGGAGGACGCGTATTTCTCTGTTGGCGCCGACGTGAAGGATCTCCCTGTCAATATGTGGCACGCGGTGCCCGGCCTGGGCGTCGAACTCGACAAGCCGGTCATTGCCGCGACGTCAGGATGGGTCGTCGGCGGTGCGTTCGTGCTGGTGCAGATGGCGGACATGTGCGTGGCATCGGAGACGACGCGCTTCATCTATCCCGAGGGCAAGATCGGCACTACCGCCGGCGGCATCTCCTCGGTGATGGCGCGCATGCCGCACAAGATCGCCATGGAGTTTCTTCTGGTCGGCGAGGAAATGTCGGCGGAGCGCGCCTACCAGATCGGCTTCGTCAACAAGGTCGCGCCGAAGGGCCAGCATGTCGCACTCGCCCAGCAGATGGCGGCCAAGATCGCCGCCAACGCGCCGCTGGTGGTCCGCGCGCTGAAGAAACTGGCCCGCGACGCCATGCCGAAGGGACCGCTGGAAGGGGTCGCCGAGGTGCGCCGACTGCTCGATGTCATCAGGGACAGCGAAGACCTGAAGGAAGGCGTCAAGGCGTTCGCCGAAAAGCGCAAGCCCGACTTCAAGGGCAGATAG
- a CDS encoding VOC family protein has translation MAKMIFVNLPVSDLARSTAFYQAIGAEKNPQFSDDTGSCMVFSDTIHVMLLTHDKYRQFTSKKIADAKATSQVLICLSADSRDAVDDVVGRAKGAGGGADPGPKQDYGFMYGRSFEDPDGHHWEVMWMDVAAAQSAMAQA, from the coding sequence ATGGCCAAAATGATCTTCGTCAATCTGCCGGTCAGCGATCTCGCCCGCTCGACCGCCTTCTATCAGGCGATCGGCGCCGAAAAGAACCCGCAATTCTCCGATGACACGGGGTCCTGCATGGTGTTTTCCGACACCATCCACGTCATGCTGCTGACGCACGACAAGTATCGGCAGTTTACCTCGAAGAAGATCGCCGACGCCAAGGCCACGAGCCAGGTCCTGATCTGCCTTTCCGCCGACAGCCGCGACGCGGTGGACGATGTGGTTGGTAGGGCGAAAGGCGCGGGCGGCGGTGCCGATCCGGGTCCGAAGCAGGATTATGGCTTCATGTATGGCCGCAGCTTTGAAGATCCTGATGGGCACCACTGGGAAGTGATGTGGATGGATGTCGCTGCCGCCCAATCCGCCATGGCTCAAGCCTGA